From the Finegoldia magna ATCC 29328 genome, the window AGAAATCATAGTCTGATTTGCGGTTGAATTTGGATATGTCGACCATCACGAAATACGTTCCTTGCGGAGAGTAGAAGTCTAGTCCGATTTCTTTTAATCCGCCTAGGAAAATATCTCTTTTGTGAGTGTATTTTTCTTGTAGTTTTTCGTAATATTCATCACCGAAATTAAGTCCAACTATCGCCGCTTCTTGTAGTGGGGCTGCTGCTCCGACTGTAAGAAAATCGTGCACTGATTTGATTGCTTGTGTGATTTCTTTGTTTGCGATTGTGTAGCCAAGTCTCCAACCTGTAATTGAGTATGTTTTGGAGAGAGATGTCGTGGTGATGGTTCTGTCTTTCATTTTTGGTAATGATGCAAAATATGTGTGCACGTATGGTTTGTAAACTATGTGTTCGTACACTTCATCTGTCACGACGTATGTGTCATATTTTTCTGCAAAATCTGCTATTATTTGTAATTCTTCTCTGGTGAACACTTTTCCAGATGGGTTAGAGGGATTGCAGAGGATGATGGCTTTGGGATTTTGTTTGAATGCATTTTCCAATTCGTCTATGTCAAAATCAAAATTTGGAGGGTTTAATTTTACAAATATTGGATCTGCTCCAGACAAAATCGCATCGGCTTTGTAGTTTTCATAAAATGGAGAGAATATGATAACTTTGTCACCGGGGTTGGTGATTGCCATCATGCTCGCCATCATTGCCTCTGTACCACCGCATGTTACAACGACGTTTTCATCAGGATTTGTGGTGTTTCCTGTGAGTTTTTCGTGTTTTTTTGCGATGGCTTCTCTCAAATTTTTCGCCCCACAAGTTATGGAATATTGATGTGGGCCTATCAGAGAAATTTCTTGTAATCTGTTTAATATTTCAATTGGCGGATCAAATTCTGGGAATCCTTGCGCCAAATTGATAGAATTGTATTTGTTGGCGACAAGTGTCATTTTTCTGATGACAGATTCGGTGAAACTTGTCGCTCTATTTGATAAGTTTTTCATTTTATTGTCTTTCGTCTATAACTCTGTTTGCTTTGTGAGTTTGTCTTGGAAGATATCCGTCTTCGTGGATGATGATTTCGTGAGGTTTCACACCAAGTCTAACTTTCAGTTCTTTCCATATATTTTCTCTTAAAGCTTCTACATCTGTGATGTTGTCGTTCTTTTCGACTTCAACAGAATAAGCTGTGCTTAGGTTTTTGTCGAAGATTCTGATTCTGTATTCGCCAGTGATTCCTTCGACTTGTCTGATTGCGTGTTCCACATCTGATGGAAATACGTTCACTCCAGATACTATGAACATGTCATCTAATCTTCCGATTATGTAAATTCTTGTAGATGTTCTGCCGCATTTGCATCTGTCTTTATTTACATATCCGATGTCTCCAGTTCTAAATCTAATCATTGGTCTTGCTTGTTTTCTCAAAGATGTGAAGACTAATTCTCCGACTTCTCCTTCTGGTAGAACTTTTCCAGTTTCAGGATCGATTACTTCAACTAAAATTTGATCTTCAGCGATATGAAGTCCATCTTTTTGTTCACACATTGCAGCACACGCTCCGAATATGTCACTTAATCCGTAGAAATCATACAAATCAGCGTCCCACAATTCTTCGATTTTTTCTCTTGTGGCATTGATTGATCCACCAGGTTCTCCTGCAACGATTATTTTCTTCAACGATAATTCTTTTGGATCATAGCCGTGTTTCTTGGCAGTTTCACCCAAATACCACGCATAAGAAGGAGTCGTCCAAATTATAGTTGGTTTGTAATTTACAATTATGTTCAATAGTTTTTCAGATGGAATTGTGCCTGCCCAAATACAAAGTGCGCCGACATTTTGTGCTCCGATTACATCAGGACCTCCGACAAATAACGAGAAGTTGAGTGCATGAACGTAACGGTCACTTTTTCTCATTCCGATTTGGTAGAAAAATCTGGATTCTACGTTTTGGAATTCGTCGAGGTCTTGTTGTGTGAATGGAGAAATCGTAGGAACTCCAGTAGATCCTGAAGATGCGGAGATGAACACTACGTCGTCTTCACTTGTGCAAGCCATTTGTCCAAGGAAACTTCCCTTGTGTTGTGTATCACGTTCTGTTTTCTTGTTGATAAATGGATAGTTTGCAAGTTCTTCAAGTGATGAAAATTCGTATGGATCTAACAAATTTTCGTCGAAGCTTTTTCTGTAGTATTCGGAGTTTTCGTAAGCGTGAACCAATATGTTTTTTAATTCGTGTAATTGTAGTTTTTCGATTTCTTCACGGCTTAGTGTTTCTAATTCTTCTTCCCAGTATTTTGATGTTCTTAAACTTTCTAATTTTTCTTTTGTAATTTCTTTAATGTTGTTTCTAATCATGATAGCTCCTTTTAAGTTTGTTTTCGTAATTTTTGATTGTGTTTTCTTCAATTAAATCTATTTCTTCATCTGTCAAATGTTTGTATCTTCTTTGTTTTCTGATGTAATCGTGAACTGATTTTCTATTTTTGATTTCTTTGATAGAATATTTTCCATTTTCGT encodes:
- a CDS encoding pyridoxal phosphate-dependent aminotransferase, which gives rise to MKNLSNRATSFTESVIRKMTLVANKYNSINLAQGFPEFDPPIEILNRLQEISLIGPHQYSITCGAKNLREAIAKKHEKLTGNTTNPDENVVVTCGGTEAMMASMMAITNPGDKVIIFSPFYENYKADAILSGADPIFVKLNPPNFDFDIDELENAFKQNPKAIILCNPSNPSGKVFTREELQIIADFAEKYDTYVVTDEVYEHIVYKPYVHTYFASLPKMKDRTITTTSLSKTYSITGWRLGYTIANKEITQAIKSVHDFLTVGAAAPLQEAAIVGLNFGDEYYEKLQEKYTHKRDIFLGGLKEIGLDFYSPQGTYFVMVDISKFNRKSDYDFCVELSQKIGVTPVPGSSFFKDDNNDYVRFHFAKNDDTLIEAINRLRKINDLLVD
- a CDS encoding phenylacetate--CoA ligase family protein yields the protein MIRNNIKEITKEKLESLRTSKYWEEELETLSREEIEKLQLHELKNILVHAYENSEYYRKSFDENLLDPYEFSSLEELANYPFINKKTERDTQHKGSFLGQMACTSEDDVVFISASSGSTGVPTISPFTQQDLDEFQNVESRFFYQIGMRKSDRYVHALNFSLFVGGPDVIGAQNVGALCIWAGTIPSEKLLNIIVNYKPTIIWTTPSYAWYLGETAKKHGYDPKELSLKKIIVAGEPGGSINATREKIEELWDADLYDFYGLSDIFGACAAMCEQKDGLHIAEDQILVEVIDPETGKVLPEGEVGELVFTSLRKQARPMIRFRTGDIGYVNKDRCKCGRTSTRIYIIGRLDDMFIVSGVNVFPSDVEHAIRQVEGITGEYRIRIFDKNLSTAYSVEVEKNDNITDVEALRENIWKELKVRLGVKPHEIIIHEDGYLPRQTHKANRVIDERQ